The Thermocrinis ruber genome has a window encoding:
- a CDS encoding MATE family efflux transporter codes for MDNKILIDPSEDRITIGKKVSKLALPIIFSNLLYAVETSVSLILVSGISSTAVAGVGYSNSMLWFVYSLSALSYTGTSVLIAQRVGAGKDPSPAFLWGLILAFLIAIPLTFFGADITTALMVQFGASKEVAEVSYQYLKPIFLFITLGFLLDVFYGAYNGYGDTKTPFKIDLLISLTDIIFSYLLIYGKFGLPRLEVAGAGWGMVIAEILGLLAYLYLYIAYRRPFPVRLDLGRDVLLKMLRIGSPTALERAITSLSFNIFVGMVARFGDKALAAHQVGLRVESVSFMVGFGFMIASTIVSGQNFGAGNYKGLHRGISTIAHLTALIMGLAGVFLLLFPREFSYIFVKDPEVVDLAVYYLVIVALSQPQMAYASIYSGALKGMGKTHIPLMINISSFWLFRIIPSYVFLKFFPSPIVPWVFMSVETTLRALIFYLAYRWIISKLTSPTIKEIPTS; via the coding sequence ATGGACAATAAAATTCTCATAGACCCTTCAGAAGACAGGATAACCATAGGTAAAAAAGTTTCAAAGCTTGCATTACCCATCATCTTCTCAAACCTGCTTTACGCGGTAGAAACTAGTGTGTCCCTTATATTGGTTTCGGGTATTTCTTCCACCGCGGTGGCGGGAGTGGGATACTCCAACAGCATGCTTTGGTTTGTGTATTCCCTATCGGCTTTGTCTTACACGGGCACATCCGTGTTAATAGCCCAAAGGGTGGGTGCAGGAAAGGACCCTTCTCCAGCCTTTCTATGGGGACTGATCTTAGCCTTTTTGATTGCCATACCTTTGACCTTTTTTGGTGCAGACATAACCACAGCCCTTATGGTGCAATTTGGTGCCTCAAAGGAGGTGGCAGAAGTATCCTACCAATACCTAAAACCCATATTTCTCTTTATTACCTTGGGCTTTCTCCTAGATGTCTTCTACGGCGCTTACAACGGCTACGGAGACACAAAGACCCCCTTCAAAATAGACCTTTTAATAAGTTTGACAGACATAATCTTTTCTTATCTTCTCATATACGGAAAGTTTGGCTTGCCCAGGTTGGAGGTGGCGGGTGCAGGCTGGGGAATGGTCATTGCAGAAATACTTGGTCTTTTGGCATACCTTTACCTATACATTGCCTACAGAAGACCCTTCCCTGTAAGACTAGACCTAGGAAGGGATGTTCTTCTAAAGATGCTGAGAATTGGCAGTCCCACCGCCCTTGAAAGGGCTATCACCAGCCTCTCCTTTAACATCTTTGTGGGTATGGTTGCCAGATTTGGAGACAAAGCACTCGCTGCGCACCAAGTGGGTTTGAGGGTTGAGAGTGTGTCTTTTATGGTTGGCTTTGGGTTTATGATCGCCTCCACTATAGTCTCCGGACAGAACTTTGGTGCTGGAAACTATAAGGGCTTACATCGTGGCATATCCACCATAGCCCACCTTACCGCCCTTATAATGGGTCTGGCTGGAGTATTTCTGCTACTATTCCCAAGGGAATTTTCCTACATCTTTGTAAAGGACCCAGAGGTGGTGGATTTAGCGGTATATTATTTGGTAATCGTAGCCCTATCTCAGCCCCAGATGGCATACGCCAGCATATACTCGGGAGCCTTAAAAGGCATGGGAAAGACCCACATACCTCTTATGATCAACATCTCCTCCTTTTGGCTTTTCAGGATAATCCCTTCTTATGTCTTTTTAAAGTTCTTTCCCTCTCCAATCGTGCCTTGGGTCTTTATGAGCGTGGAGACCACTTTAAGGGCACTGATCTTTTACCTTGCCTACAGATGGATCATTTCTAAGCTAACTTCGCCTACTATTAAGGAAATTCCGACATCCTGA
- a CDS encoding thermonuclease family protein, with the protein MWRLLVIPLILFVVSCGKSTPTPAEKKGTPCKVVRVIDGDTFTCTLKNGEEIKVRLIGVDTPESRVNPKLERDVQKSGLEREEILRMGKIAAEFTKKLLPEGEIVYLEQDVQKTDRYGRVLAYVWLKDGRMLNEILVREGMAQVYTIPPNVKYQDILLEAQRKAREEGKGFWKSGF; encoded by the coding sequence ATGTGGAGGCTTTTAGTTATTCCTTTAATACTTTTTGTTGTTTCCTGTGGTAAAAGCACGCCAACACCTGCAGAGAAAAAGGGAACTCCCTGCAAGGTTGTCCGGGTCATAGACGGAGATACTTTTACCTGCACCCTCAAAAACGGTGAGGAAATTAAGGTTAGGCTTATAGGTGTAGATACGCCTGAAAGTAGGGTAAATCCAAAGCTTGAAAGGGATGTTCAAAAGAGTGGTTTGGAAAGGGAGGAGATCCTCCGCATGGGAAAGATTGCCGCAGAATTTACTAAAAAGCTATTGCCAGAGGGAGAAATTGTTTACTTGGAACAGGACGTGCAAAAGACGGATAGATATGGGAGGGTTTTGGCTTATGTGTGGCTGAAGGATGGCAGAATGCTAAACGAGATTTTGGTAAGAGAAGGAATGGCACAGGTCTATACTATCCCACCAAATGTTAAGTATCAGGATATTCTTTTGGAGGCCCAAAGGAAAGCAAGGGAAGAGGGCAAGGGCTTTTGGAAGTCAGGCTTTTGA
- a CDS encoding flavin reductase family protein: MELDVKNLSSDELYDILVDWVAPRPIAWVSTLSKEGVINLAPFSFFNVVCDQPPVLMLSISKKEDGTRKDTARNIIDSGEFVVNFLEYNLLKKARQTAEDFPPHVSELEVVKLMPEPSAIVKPPRVKECPASFECRLLEHRELYNYDLILGEVVFIVIRKRRDYRVGRVGERFCKCPI, translated from the coding sequence ATGGAGCTTGATGTAAAAAACCTTTCATCGGATGAACTTTACGATATTCTTGTAGACTGGGTGGCACCAAGACCCATCGCTTGGGTATCTACCTTGAGCAAAGAGGGTGTTATTAATTTGGCACCCTTCAGCTTTTTTAACGTGGTCTGCGATCAACCACCTGTTTTGATGCTGTCCATAAGTAAAAAAGAAGATGGTACCAGAAAGGACACAGCCCGTAATATCATTGATAGTGGAGAGTTTGTGGTCAATTTCCTTGAATATAACCTTTTGAAAAAGGCTAGGCAAACAGCAGAAGATTTCCCACCCCACGTTAGCGAGTTAGAGGTTGTCAAACTAATGCCCGAGCCATCCGCAATAGTAAAGCCTCCAAGGGTAAAAGAGTGCCCCGCAAGCTTTGAGTGTAGACTATTGGAACACAGGGAGCTTTATAACTACGACCTTATCCTTGGAGAGGTGGTCTTTATAGTAATAAGAAAGAGAAGGGACTACAGGGTGGGAAGGGTTGGAGAGAGATTTTGTAAATGTCCAATTTAA
- a CDS encoding thioredoxin family protein produces MSRFIAFFMVLLSIVLTQSSCKGEKDKGPNPYGTKSLIPQSPYAMLIVESESCIYCKQLDKDLQRDPQLQKAVEGMDVLKLLAESNARVRYRLDGKEGESTEEDLARALGVRAYPHIIFYNSQGEIILRIPGYTPPKTLACVIRYVKEEFYKNKKENINQFLQREGCV; encoded by the coding sequence ATGAGTAGGTTTATCGCTTTTTTTATGGTTCTCCTAAGCATAGTGCTCACCCAATCCTCCTGTAAAGGAGAAAAGGACAAGGGACCCAACCCTTACGGAACCAAGAGTTTAATTCCTCAATCTCCCTATGCCATGCTGATCGTGGAAAGTGAAAGCTGTATATACTGCAAGCAGTTGGACAAAGACCTGCAAAGGGACCCACAGCTACAAAAAGCAGTGGAAGGTATGGATGTTCTAAAGCTCCTTGCGGAGAGCAACGCCAGAGTGAGATACAGGCTTGATGGTAAAGAGGGAGAGAGCACCGAGGAGGACCTGGCAAGGGCTTTGGGCGTTAGGGCATACCCTCACATAATCTTTTACAACTCCCAAGGAGAGATCATCCTAAGGATTCCGGGCTATACGCCTCCAAAGACCCTTGCCTGCGTTATAAGGTATGTGAAAGAGGAGTTTTACAAAAACAAAAAGGAGAACATAAATCAGTTTCTACAGAGGGAAGGGTGCGTTTAA
- the rsmA gene encoding 16S rRNA (adenine(1518)-N(6)/adenine(1519)-N(6))-dimethyltransferase RsmA, translated as MRLKKFYGQHLLVSPGVLKRIVEFARLNAEDVVVEIGPGTGNLTKEILKEPIKELHCLEIDKDMIEELKKLQDPRLKIYHTDASEFDYCLLGNSLKLLGNLPYNSASLILERTVLSYKCVTMAVFMVQKEVAQKLVKGLSWLGVFVKTFFETEYLMTVPPRFFLPPPKVQSAVIRLTKKEPTPEIEPTEYKAFLTKLFSLRRKALKNKFPEELLHRASIDPQKRVEELSLEEIQRLYFLSKA; from the coding sequence TTGAGGCTTAAAAAGTTCTACGGACAGCATCTTCTTGTGTCTCCGGGGGTTTTAAAAAGAATTGTAGAGTTTGCCCGCTTGAACGCTGAAGACGTAGTGGTAGAAATCGGTCCCGGCACGGGCAATTTAACAAAAGAGATATTAAAGGAACCGATAAAAGAGCTCCACTGCTTAGAGATAGACAAAGACATGATAGAGGAGCTAAAAAAGCTACAAGATCCAAGGCTCAAAATCTATCATACCGATGCGAGCGAGTTTGACTATTGCCTTTTGGGAAACTCCTTAAAGCTTTTGGGAAATTTGCCCTACAACAGTGCGAGCTTGATCCTTGAGAGGACCGTTCTTTCCTACAAATGCGTTACGATGGCGGTTTTTATGGTTCAAAAGGAGGTGGCACAGAAGCTGGTAAAAGGCCTATCTTGGCTTGGCGTCTTTGTTAAGACCTTCTTTGAAACAGAGTACCTTATGACTGTTCCCCCTCGCTTCTTTTTGCCACCTCCAAAGGTTCAGTCGGCGGTAATAAGGCTAACCAAGAAGGAGCCAACCCCTGAAATAGAACCAACGGAATACAAAGCTTTTTTAACCAAGCTCTTTTCCCTCAGGAGAAAAGCTTTAAAGAACAAGTTCCCTGAAGAGCTTCTGCATAGGGCAAGCATAGATCCCCAAAAGAGGGTGGAGGAGCTGTCTCTGGAGGAGATACAAAGGTTGTATTTTCTCTCAAAAGCCTGA
- a CDS encoding patatin-like phospholipase family protein → MKVALVLSGGAIRGVAHIGVIKALEDLGFEISAISGVSAGALVGAFYCAGYTPEDMLKIVKSKHWLRYIKPRLPKLGFFSLMDAKRFLKDYLEVERIEELKREFHICALDILSGNTLYFSEGELYEPLLGSCALPGIFEPVKFKNFLLLDGGITNNLPVEPVQNKGLFIVGVDVNPTSTIGKPRSMFAVLIRSFLLAVRSNADKRKELCNVVIVPDLENYSPYNLWKLDELYYLGYKKTLEVMKDFHGQ, encoded by the coding sequence ATGAAGGTTGCGTTGGTGCTCTCAGGCGGTGCTATTAGGGGCGTTGCCCACATAGGAGTTATAAAAGCCTTAGAAGATCTTGGCTTTGAAATCTCAGCCATAAGCGGTGTAAGTGCGGGTGCCCTGGTGGGTGCCTTTTACTGTGCAGGATACACACCGGAGGATATGTTAAAGATCGTAAAGTCCAAACACTGGCTCAGATATATAAAGCCAAGACTTCCAAAGTTGGGATTTTTTTCCCTGATGGACGCAAAGAGGTTTCTAAAGGACTACCTAGAGGTAGAGCGCATTGAGGAGTTAAAAAGGGAGTTTCATATATGCGCTTTAGATATCCTTAGTGGAAACACCCTTTACTTTTCGGAAGGAGAACTCTATGAACCCCTCCTTGGAAGCTGTGCATTGCCTGGTATCTTTGAACCGGTGAAGTTTAAAAACTTTCTGCTTTTGGACGGAGGTATTACCAACAACCTTCCGGTGGAGCCTGTGCAGAACAAAGGGCTTTTCATAGTGGGCGTAGATGTTAATCCTACTTCTACCATTGGAAAGCCAAGGAGTATGTTTGCGGTGCTAATAAGAAGCTTTCTTTTGGCGGTCAGGTCTAACGCAGATAAAAGGAAGGAGCTATGCAATGTGGTCATAGTGCCCGATTTGGAGAATTACTCTCCATACAATCTATGGAAATTGGATGAGCTCTACTATCTTGGCTACAAAAAGACCTTGGAGGTAATGAAGGACTTTCATGGACAATAA